In a genomic window of Roseiflexus castenholzii DSM 13941:
- a CDS encoding phosphoglycerate kinase produces MAKKTIRDIDWSGKRALVRVDFNVPLENGQITDDTRIRAALPTIRYLLEHGAAVILMSHLGRPKNKVVESMRLAPVVARLAELLPEAKAVKGSQATTGPAAEAAARDLKPGEVLVLENTRFDPREEANDESMARELAKLGDVYVNDAFGSAHRAHASTEGVARFLPAVAGFLMEAELAALQGALENPARPFVTIIGGAKISDKIGVIENLLGKVDALLIGGGMANTFLLAQGHEMGDSLVEPDSAPIAKSLLDQAAQRGVRLMLPTDVVIADAFSADANRKVVPVGEIPPGWRALDIGPETIRAYTEVITGAQTVIWNGPMGVFELAPFAEGTRAIAQAMANCPGMTIIGGGDSVAAIEQMGLADKIRHISTGGGASLELLEGRILPGVAALNDA; encoded by the coding sequence ATGGCGAAAAAGACGATCCGCGACATCGATTGGAGCGGCAAACGCGCTCTTGTTCGCGTCGATTTCAATGTGCCGCTGGAGAACGGGCAGATCACCGACGATACCCGCATCCGTGCAGCACTTCCAACGATCCGCTACCTGCTGGAACATGGTGCAGCCGTCATTCTTATGTCGCACCTGGGGCGACCGAAGAATAAAGTCGTCGAAAGCATGCGCCTGGCGCCGGTGGTGGCGCGCCTGGCGGAACTGCTCCCCGAAGCGAAGGCGGTCAAAGGCTCACAGGCAACCACCGGTCCTGCGGCTGAGGCGGCTGCGCGCGACCTCAAACCGGGCGAGGTGCTGGTGCTCGAAAACACCCGATTTGACCCGCGCGAGGAAGCCAACGACGAAAGTATGGCGCGCGAACTGGCAAAACTTGGCGATGTCTACGTCAACGACGCCTTCGGCTCGGCGCACCGCGCCCATGCCTCGACTGAAGGCGTGGCGCGATTCCTCCCCGCTGTCGCCGGCTTCCTGATGGAAGCCGAACTCGCCGCGCTCCAGGGAGCGCTGGAAAATCCGGCGCGGCCATTTGTCACTATCATCGGCGGCGCCAAGATCAGCGACAAAATTGGCGTGATCGAAAACCTGCTCGGCAAAGTCGATGCACTGCTGATCGGCGGTGGCATGGCAAACACCTTTCTGCTTGCTCAGGGGCACGAGATGGGCGACTCGCTGGTCGAGCCGGACTCCGCTCCCATTGCGAAGTCCTTGCTGGATCAGGCGGCGCAACGCGGCGTGCGCCTCATGCTGCCGACCGACGTCGTAATTGCGGATGCCTTCAGCGCCGATGCCAACCGCAAGGTTGTGCCGGTGGGCGAAATTCCGCCGGGCTGGCGCGCGCTGGATATCGGGCCTGAAACGATCCGCGCGTACACCGAGGTCATCACGGGCGCACAAACCGTCATCTGGAATGGACCGATGGGGGTGTTCGAACTGGCGCCATTTGCCGAGGGCACCCGAGCGATCGCACAGGCAATGGCGAATTGCCCGGGGATGACGATTATCGGCGGTGGCGACTCGGTTGCAGCGATAGAACAGATGGGACTTGCCGATAAGATTCGCCACATCTCGACCGGTGGCGGCGCGTCGCTGGAACTGCTGGAAGGGCGTATCCTGCCAGGCGTCGCAGCGCTGAATGACGCATAA
- a CDS encoding SDR family oxidoreductase yields MRLRGRVAVVIGASSGVGYETARRLAREGAQVVAAARRRERLEMLVSDIAREGGEAVAIPTDVTDSEQVDRLIESAVNLFGRVDILINSAGVTHKIAPLEQFSNDDFRVVIETNLHGTFYAARAVVPHMKQQRSGTIITIASRVGKVGVANIAPFCAAKFALDGLSQALGAELRPYNVFVTTIFPGLINTELEPLNPPEEFRRRLMTAVDVAEVILWVCMLPPTVRIDELPIMPRQVDM; encoded by the coding sequence ATGCGACTTCGAGGGCGGGTGGCAGTCGTCATTGGCGCGTCGAGCGGCGTGGGATACGAAACAGCGCGACGGTTGGCGCGCGAAGGGGCGCAGGTCGTGGCTGCGGCGCGTCGTCGGGAACGGCTTGAGATGCTGGTGTCGGACATTGCGCGGGAGGGAGGCGAGGCGGTTGCTATTCCAACCGATGTTACCGATTCGGAACAGGTTGATCGGTTGATTGAAAGTGCGGTGAACCTGTTTGGGCGGGTCGATATCCTGATCAATTCGGCTGGCGTGACGCACAAAATTGCGCCGCTCGAGCAGTTTAGCAACGATGATTTTCGTGTGGTGATCGAGACCAATCTGCATGGAACGTTCTATGCTGCGCGCGCGGTTGTTCCACATATGAAGCAGCAGCGCTCCGGCACGATCATCACCATTGCATCGCGTGTCGGCAAGGTTGGTGTCGCCAATATTGCGCCGTTCTGCGCTGCGAAATTCGCGCTCGATGGTCTCAGCCAGGCGCTTGGTGCGGAATTGCGCCCGTACAACGTATTTGTGACGACCATTTTCCCCGGTCTGATCAATACGGAACTGGAACCGCTCAACCCGCCGGAGGAGTTTCGTCGCCGGTTGATGACGGCGGTTGATGTGGCGGAGGTCATTCTGTGGGTCTGTATGCTTCCACCAACAGTGCGCATCGATGAATTGCCGATCATGCCGCGCCAGGTGGATATGTGA
- a CDS encoding nucleotidyl transferase family protein yields the protein MNLIPTETIAAIHDTPHRLVFEFAGAGSLALYWLHSVPGSSRTVLEATDRYAATSLTDLIGKTPEKFVSADTARIMAEMAYRRAMRLTDGAAACLGVACTAAIATDRAKRGAHGCSIAVYDGTTMRAFNLTLAKGARDRAGEEQVISLLIIRAIASACGVAAPDLALEPPETLEVDEETRPDPLTLLVQGDVEDVFIDIDGHAHLKGTPPVALLSGSFNPLHAGHEQLAQAAAAFLRVPVVFELPILNADKPPLGYAELERRLEQFRGRYPVVLSRAPLFVQKANLFPGCTFVIGYDTAIRIIDPRYYDGEAGRNAAFAAIAAHGCTFLVAGRIKDGVFRTLADIDLPASLRPLFRELPERIFRVDLSSSAIRNAYGT from the coding sequence ATGAACCTCATACCAACGGAAACCATTGCGGCAATCCACGATACGCCGCACCGACTGGTGTTCGAGTTCGCCGGCGCCGGCAGCCTGGCGCTCTATTGGCTGCACAGCGTGCCTGGCTCATCGCGCACTGTGCTGGAAGCGACCGACCGGTACGCAGCGACATCGCTCACCGACCTGATCGGCAAGACGCCGGAAAAGTTTGTTTCTGCCGACACGGCGCGCATCATGGCTGAGATGGCGTACCGCCGCGCCATGCGCCTGACCGACGGCGCCGCTGCGTGCCTCGGAGTCGCCTGCACCGCCGCGATTGCCACCGATCGCGCCAAACGCGGCGCGCACGGCTGTTCTATTGCCGTGTACGACGGCACAACGATGCGCGCGTTCAACCTGACGCTCGCCAAAGGCGCGCGCGACCGCGCCGGCGAGGAACAGGTGATCAGCCTGCTGATTATACGCGCAATCGCCAGCGCTTGTGGCGTCGCTGCGCCCGATCTTGCGCTGGAACCTCCCGAAACGCTGGAGGTGGATGAGGAGACGCGACCCGATCCGCTGACGCTTCTTGTGCAGGGGGATGTCGAAGACGTTTTTATCGACATCGATGGGCACGCACATCTGAAAGGGACACCGCCGGTCGCACTGCTGTCCGGTTCGTTCAACCCGCTCCACGCCGGGCACGAACAACTGGCACAAGCAGCCGCAGCCTTCCTGCGCGTACCGGTTGTTTTTGAGCTCCCCATTCTGAACGCCGACAAGCCGCCACTCGGATATGCCGAACTGGAACGCCGCCTGGAGCAGTTTCGCGGACGTTACCCCGTCGTGCTCAGTCGCGCACCGCTCTTTGTGCAAAAAGCGAACCTGTTTCCAGGATGCACCTTCGTCATCGGATACGATACCGCAATTCGAATCATCGATCCGCGCTACTACGATGGCGAAGCCGGACGCAACGCCGCCTTCGCCGCTATCGCCGCCCATGGATGCACATTCCTGGTCGCCGGGCGTATCAAGGATGGCGTCTTCCGTACCCTGGCAGATATCGACCTGCCGGCTTCATTGCGTCCACTCTTCCGTGAACTGCCTGAGCGCATATTCCGCGTCGATCTCTCCTCGAGCGCCATCCGCAACGCTTATGGCACATAA
- a CDS encoding cation diffusion facilitator family transporter, with protein MNGRSSLTRFAWLSIATAIVTIGLKAGAYLVTGSVGLLSDALESLVNLVAAVIALIALTVAAQPPDEDHMYGHEKAEYFSSGVEGALILIAALSIAFAAVQRILHPQPIEQPGLGLTIAVIASLVNLGAAQILVRAGRRYESITLEADAHHLMTDVYTSAGVIVGVALVDLTGWYVLDPLIALAVAGHIVWSGVQLLRRSVAGLMDTALPAAEREVLHATLAPFRDEGIVFHALRTRQSGARRFVSFHVLVPGAWSVSRGHMLLERVERDVRNALPNTTVFTHLEPIEDAASFQDTTLDRAEEVKEPS; from the coding sequence ATGAATGGACGTTCTTCGCTGACCCGTTTTGCCTGGCTGTCGATCGCCACCGCGATCGTCACGATTGGGCTGAAAGCAGGCGCCTATCTGGTGACCGGCTCGGTCGGTCTATTGTCGGACGCGTTGGAGTCGCTGGTCAATCTTGTGGCAGCGGTGATCGCGCTGATCGCACTGACCGTTGCTGCACAGCCGCCTGATGAAGACCACATGTATGGTCACGAGAAAGCGGAGTACTTCTCCAGCGGCGTCGAAGGAGCGCTCATTCTGATTGCTGCGTTGAGCATCGCATTCGCTGCGGTGCAGCGCATTTTGCACCCGCAACCGATTGAGCAACCGGGGTTGGGTCTGACAATCGCAGTGATCGCGTCATTGGTGAACCTGGGGGCGGCGCAGATCCTGGTGCGCGCCGGTCGGCGCTATGAGTCGATCACACTCGAAGCCGACGCCCACCATTTGATGACGGATGTCTACACCTCAGCCGGCGTCATCGTCGGCGTGGCACTGGTCGATCTGACCGGATGGTATGTCCTCGATCCGCTGATTGCGCTGGCGGTCGCCGGGCATATTGTCTGGTCGGGAGTGCAGTTGTTGCGCCGTTCGGTTGCGGGATTGATGGACACGGCATTACCGGCGGCGGAACGCGAGGTTTTGCATGCGACTCTGGCGCCATTCCGTGATGAAGGAATTGTGTTTCATGCGCTGCGCACGCGGCAATCGGGGGCGCGGCGCTTTGTGTCGTTCCACGTGCTGGTGCCGGGCGCCTGGAGCGTCAGCCGCGGGCACATGTTGCTGGAGCGCGTTGAGCGCGATGTGCGCAACGCGCTGCCAAATACCACGGTGTTCACCCACCTGGAGCCAATCGAGGATGCGGCGTCGTTTCAGGATACGACGCTGGATCGAGCGGAAGAAGTCAAAGAACCATCTTAA
- a CDS encoding flavin monoamine oxidase family protein, giving the protein MNRRSLLKLLLSALTSASLPACAGIPDPPDALRPTDVPGSIHPSAPPAQSTADVNTDPAARDVIIVGAGIAGLRAAQTLQQHGRRVLVLEGRNRIGGRIWTDESTGMPLDLGASWIHGTQGNPIATIADQLNATLIATTYDDVQRFDPTGNPLTNNLNDRIDALLERSFARARAHAEEQNSDISLQAALEAVLDQEPLDAHDLRLLNYAINTVFEHEYAADSSQLSMRHFDHQKELNGGDAIFGRGYRVIIDFLAHNLDIRSGHIVQRVAYADDGVTVVTAHGALRAHAALITVPLGVLQRGGIVFDPPLPSSKQRAIERMGMGLLNKCYLIFPEVFWGNTTLLGYVGERKGEWAEWLNLNTLLGIPVLLGFNAATFARTIEAQSDASIIQSAMRTLRIIYGTDIPQPVDYRMTRWAADPFASGSYSFLATGAAPNDYDTLAQPVGKRLFFAGEHTHRDYPATVHGAYLSGERAANEMLSTNDA; this is encoded by the coding sequence GTGAACCGCCGCTCATTGCTCAAACTCCTGTTGTCCGCGCTGACGAGCGCCTCGCTCCCGGCTTGTGCGGGCATCCCTGACCCTCCAGACGCACTGCGTCCAACAGATGTGCCAGGGTCTATCCATCCTTCTGCTCCGCCGGCGCAGTCCACTGCTGACGTTAATACCGACCCTGCTGCGCGCGATGTCATTATTGTTGGCGCAGGCATTGCCGGGCTACGCGCCGCTCAAACGTTGCAGCAGCATGGTCGGCGCGTCCTCGTCCTCGAAGGGCGCAATCGCATAGGTGGACGCATATGGACTGATGAGTCCACCGGGATGCCGCTCGATCTGGGCGCCTCATGGATACACGGCACACAGGGCAACCCTATCGCCACGATTGCCGATCAATTGAACGCAACGCTCATTGCGACCACTTATGACGACGTGCAGCGATTTGATCCTACTGGCAATCCGCTCACCAACAACCTAAACGACCGCATCGATGCGCTGCTCGAGCGTTCCTTCGCACGTGCGCGCGCGCATGCGGAAGAACAGAACAGTGATATTAGCCTGCAAGCGGCACTGGAAGCCGTGTTGGACCAAGAGCCGCTCGACGCGCACGATCTGCGTCTGCTCAACTATGCGATCAACACCGTTTTCGAGCATGAATATGCGGCAGATTCCAGTCAGTTGTCTATGAGGCATTTCGATCATCAAAAAGAATTGAACGGCGGCGATGCCATTTTTGGAAGGGGCTACCGCGTCATTATCGATTTTTTAGCGCATAATCTCGACATCCGTTCAGGTCATATCGTGCAGCGCGTCGCATATGCCGATGACGGCGTTACGGTTGTCACGGCGCATGGAGCATTGCGCGCACACGCCGCCTTGATAACCGTTCCCCTGGGAGTGTTACAACGAGGTGGCATTGTCTTCGATCCGCCGCTTCCATCGAGCAAACAACGTGCTATTGAACGGATGGGCATGGGACTGCTGAACAAGTGCTACCTGATTTTTCCTGAGGTCTTTTGGGGAAATACCACACTGTTGGGCTATGTGGGCGAACGCAAGGGCGAATGGGCTGAGTGGCTCAATCTGAATACATTGCTGGGCATCCCGGTGTTGCTGGGGTTTAACGCTGCGACGTTCGCCCGCACCATCGAAGCGCAATCGGATGCATCCATCATTCAATCGGCCATGCGAACACTGCGGATCATATATGGCACAGACATTCCACAACCCGTTGATTACCGCATGACCCGTTGGGCTGCCGATCCCTTTGCATCTGGTTCGTACTCTTTTCTGGCAACAGGCGCCGCCCCCAACGACTATGATACACTGGCACAACCGGTGGGCAAACGACTATTTTTTGCGGGTGAGCACACCCATCGCGACTATCCCGCAACCGTTCATGGCGCATACCTTTCCGGGGAGCGCGCCGCGAACGAAATGTTATCTACCAATGACGCTTGA
- a CDS encoding quinone oxidoreductase family protein, with the protein MRAIRVHEHGGPEVLRLDDIPVPEPGPGEARVRIAAAGVNFIDIYHRSGQYKGALPMTLGMEAAGVVDAVGPDVNDVRVGDRVVYAMRQGAYAEYAIVPAAMLAPVPEGVDLQQAAAVMLQGMTAHYLAYSTYPLRQGDVALIHAAAGGVGLLLVQIAKRCGARVIGTVSTEEKAALARAAGADDMILYTQEDFSAAVRRLTDGAGVHVVYDSVGKTTFEGSLNCLRPRGYMVLFGQSSGAVPPFDPQVLNAKGSLFLTRPSLGHYLLTRDELLWRAGDLFKWMAAGELKVRIDSTYSLEQAAEAHRALASRATSGKLLLLP; encoded by the coding sequence ATGCGTGCAATCCGTGTTCACGAGCATGGCGGACCAGAAGTGCTGCGTCTGGACGATATTCCCGTTCCAGAACCCGGACCGGGCGAGGCGCGGGTCAGGATCGCAGCGGCAGGAGTAAACTTCATCGATATTTATCACCGCAGCGGGCAGTACAAAGGCGCCCTGCCGATGACCCTCGGCATGGAAGCCGCCGGGGTTGTCGATGCCGTCGGTCCCGATGTCAACGACGTGCGCGTCGGCGACCGGGTGGTGTACGCCATGCGACAGGGCGCATACGCCGAATATGCGATCGTTCCGGCAGCGATGCTGGCGCCGGTTCCTGAAGGCGTCGATCTGCAACAGGCGGCAGCAGTGATGTTACAGGGCATGACGGCGCACTACCTGGCATATAGCACCTACCCGCTGCGCCAGGGTGATGTGGCGCTGATCCATGCTGCGGCTGGCGGCGTCGGCTTACTGCTGGTGCAGATTGCAAAACGGTGCGGTGCACGGGTGATCGGCACGGTTTCAACGGAGGAAAAGGCTGCTCTGGCGCGCGCCGCCGGCGCCGACGACATGATCCTCTATACGCAGGAGGATTTCAGCGCGGCAGTGCGTCGCCTGACCGACGGCGCCGGCGTTCACGTCGTGTACGACTCGGTCGGCAAGACGACCTTCGAGGGAAGCCTGAACTGTTTGCGGCCACGCGGCTACATGGTGCTGTTCGGGCAATCGAGCGGCGCCGTTCCGCCATTCGATCCGCAGGTGCTGAATGCGAAGGGGTCGCTCTTCCTGACGCGCCCGTCGCTCGGGCATTACCTGCTGACGCGCGACGAATTGCTCTGGCGCGCCGGCGATCTTTTTAAGTGGATGGCAGCGGGCGAACTGAAGGTGCGCATCGACTCGACCTATTCGCTGGAACAGGCGGCGGAGGCGCATCGCGCCCTGGCGAGCCGCGCCACAAGCGGAAAGTTGCTGCTGCTGCCATGA
- a CDS encoding RNA-guided endonuclease InsQ/TnpB family protein codes for MLKTFVYRLYPSKPQARRLDSTLETCRRWYNQCLAERRDAYQQRGETAGKFAQLAKVKEYKALNPHAKGIHSHVLQVVVSDLDKAFQAFFRRVKAGETPGYPRFRGRNRFDSFGFKEYGNGFKADGRRLRLSGIGRVAVRWNRPLEGQIKTVRIWRRAGKWYACFACETEATPLPATGREIGVDVGIASLITTSEGAKEPHPGWYRAAQRMLRVRQRCVARQKKGSASRRKAVLALQRQHERIANARKDYLKKLAHRLITQYDRIALEDLRITNMVRNRRMAKSILDAGWGCFVRRLTSKAAEAGRVVLLVDPRNTSKTCSRCGHIFATLSLSDRRIDCGCRLSLDRDHNAAVNILKRAGQARWGVSGSLDSLPQEAAPL; via the coding sequence ATGCTGAAGACCTTCGTCTATCGCCTGTATCCGAGCAAACCGCAAGCGCGGCGGCTGGACAGCACGCTCGAAACCTGCCGACGCTGGTACAACCAGTGTCTTGCCGAGCGGCGCGATGCGTACCAGCAGCGTGGCGAGACGGCGGGCAAGTTCGCGCAACTGGCGAAGGTGAAGGAGTACAAGGCGCTCAACCCGCATGCTAAAGGCATCCATAGCCATGTGTTGCAAGTGGTCGTGTCTGATCTGGACAAGGCGTTTCAGGCGTTCTTCCGACGCGTGAAGGCAGGCGAAACGCCGGGGTATCCTCGCTTTCGGGGGCGTAACCGCTTCGACTCGTTCGGCTTCAAGGAGTATGGGAACGGCTTCAAAGCGGACGGGAGGCGGCTCCGCTTGTCGGGTATTGGGCGGGTTGCAGTGCGCTGGAATCGTCCGCTCGAAGGCCAGATCAAGACCGTTCGCATTTGGCGCCGCGCCGGGAAGTGGTACGCCTGCTTCGCCTGTGAGACGGAAGCGACTCCGCTGCCAGCGACCGGGCGCGAGATTGGCGTGGACGTAGGCATTGCGAGTCTGATCACCACAAGCGAAGGCGCGAAAGAGCCGCACCCCGGCTGGTATCGCGCCGCACAGCGCATGCTACGCGTGCGGCAGCGATGCGTCGCCCGCCAGAAGAAGGGAAGCGCGTCCCGGCGCAAGGCCGTGCTGGCGCTGCAGCGCCAGCACGAGCGGATCGCCAACGCCCGCAAGGACTATCTGAAAAAGCTAGCGCACCGGCTCATCACGCAGTACGACCGGATCGCGCTTGAAGACCTCCGCATCACGAACATGGTGCGGAACCGACGCATGGCAAAGAGTATTCTGGACGCCGGATGGGGCTGCTTCGTTCGGCGCCTCACGAGCAAAGCGGCTGAGGCTGGCCGTGTGGTGCTGTTGGTGGACCCGAGGAATACGTCCAAGACCTGTAGCCGATGCGGGCATATCTTCGCGACGCTTTCGCTGTCGGATCGGCGGATTGATTGCGGCTGCCGACTATCACTCGATAGAGACCACAACGCCGCAGTGAACATCCTAAAACGGGCTGGACAAGCCCGTTGGGGCGTAAGCGGGTCACTGGACTCGTTGCCCCAAGAAGCCGCGCCACTTTAG